From the Acidimicrobiales bacterium genome, the window GGATCGAACGCACCTACCACCACCGTCGCCGCCAGGCCCGGCTCGGACGTTTGACCCCCATCGAGTTCGAGATGATCATGACCCCACAGACGGCAACCGCCGCCTGACAACCCGTGTCACCTCAACGCGCGGCAGTCCCCTTTTAGGCCAGTCCTTGGTGGCGTCGGCCTGCACGTTGAGGCCAAGGCCCTCTTCGGCCTGCCGGTCGGTCGACAGGAGCAGGCAGGTAGCGACGTTCCGGCGACGAGTCGCGGTGGTCGCTCTCCGTGGCGTACCCAGTCATCTCGATGATGCAACATGCCAGATCAGAGCGCTGAGGCGGCCGGGGTTGCGGGCCGGTGCTGACAAGGACCATGTGGGGGCTGAGCAGAAAGAACTGCCCCGCGATCGGTCGTCGGCACCAGTCGAGGCCAGGGTCTGGGCGATGATCGAGGGAGCGATGTCGCGCTACCTTTCCATCGTGTCGGTGCTACATCCCAAGAGGGTCGCGAGTGCAAGGTGTGCGGCCACCGATGGCTTGCGCAGCGCTACGCATGGTCGCCCGACGCAGGCCCGGTCAAGGGCAGCGTCATGGGGTCGGGCGTCAACACCGGCTACGCGAAGCAGCGGGCGAACTACGAACGCTGGAAGAAGTGCCCGAACTGTGGGTCAGGCAAGGTCAAGTCCCGCCCGAAGCGGGGCTTCGTTCCCACTGCGGCCGAAGCGTCTGGGGCTTCTGCTCCGTCTTCAGGAGCGCGAATCCAGAACTGCGCGTGCGGAGCGGCGCTGTCGCCCGGCTGGAACTTCTGCCCGATGTGCGCCACTCCGGTCGCCCGGTAGGTCGGTTCGCCGAGAGGCCTGTGCGGGCGCGTAGCCGAAGGGAGTAGTCATGGCCAGGAAGATCGTCGTCGTGCGGGAGGGCGGGGAGTCGCCGGTCCTGGAAGAGGTTGCGGCGCACGATGAGGCGCAGTTGCAGGAACGAATGAAGCATCACCCTGATCTGCTACCCATCGACGAGTTCGATCTGGCCGGTCCGCTCATGGTCATCGGGCGCGAAACCCGCCTTCCGTCCGGAGCGGTCGACCTGTTGGGCGTGACGCCAGCAGGCGACGTGGTGATCATCGAGTTCAAGACCGGCCCGCAGAACCCTGATTTCCGGTCCGCGCTCTCGCAGCTAGTCGACTACGGATCGGACCTGTGGCGCATGAGCTACGAGCAGTTCGAGGCCAAGGTGGTCGTGCCGTACCTGACCGGCCCCCGGTGCGCAGAGGGTCCGACCAAGGCCAAGGCGTCGCTTCTCGAAGCTGCTGCCGCGCAGTGGGAGGCGACGTGGCAGGAAGACGACGCGGCCGGATTCATAGACCGGCTCACAGCAGCGCTGGCCGTCGGCGAGTTCCACTTCGTGGTTGTCGCCCAACGGTTCACGGACGCCATGGAGCGCACCGCCGAGTACCTGAACATGCAGTCGTCCTCGGCTGCGTTCTACCTGGTCGAACTCGTCCGCTTCGAAGGCGACAGCCTCTCCGCGTTCGAGGCTCGCACCGTCTTGAAGCCGACGCCCGGATCGAGTGGAGCCGCGTCGAAGCCGATGCTGACCCGACAAGCGTTCCTCGAACGGATCGAGGACGAGACCTTCGCCGCGACCCTGGAGGACCTGTTCACCTGGTGCGAAGCTCGCGGCCTCGCGCTCAACTGGGGCACGAGCGGCATGTCGATCCGGATGAAGGTGCCGGACCGATCAGAGCCGGTTTCGATCGGTTGGGCGTTCCCGACGGGGACGGTCGGCTGGTACGGCTTGAGCGATCTCAACCTCGGTGTGGATGACAACACCGTCAAGGTCGTCCCCTCGGTCGCAGAGCCGCTTGGTGCCTACGCCCTATCCGCGCTCGACATCGCCGGTGCCGAGCCGTTGCACAAGGGCAGCCTCAAGGGCGTTCGCGTCGATGCTGCCCTTGCGGCATCAGTCGTCGATGAGGTCAAGTCGTTGATCGCGTCGCTCCAGGCTGCAATCGAAGGCGGCGGAACCGCGTGATGCGCTCCTCGGCGATGCGACGATTCGCTCTCCGGCTCCGAGTGAGCAGCAGGAATGCCCGGTGACCTGGCTTGATGAACATTCCGCTGCCGTGCAGGCCGTCTGCACCGTTGCGCTCCTCTTGATCACCGCTGCGTATGCGTGGCTCACGCGCAGCATCGCCAAGGCATCGGAGCGATCACTCTCGATGACCGCTCAGGCCACACGTGTTGAGAGCCTTCTGCGGCTGACAGAATTCCTTCAAGCGCCGGAGGTCCGTGCCGCTCGAACTCACGTCCGGGAGGTGCTCCGCAACAGCCGGGACCATCGGGCGTGGAGCACGCAGGATCGCCGATCGGCCGACACCGTGTGCGCCACCTACGACCCAGTTGGCGTGCTCATCAGCGAGGGGCTGGTGGAAAGAGAGCCGTTCCTGACCGTGTGGGGTCCGAGCATCCGCGACTGCTTCTCAATCCTTGAGCACTACATCAAGTTCCGACAGAGCACATCAGGCTCGGTGTACTGGTCGCACTTCGAGTGGATGGCTGGGCAGGTTCCCGCCGAGCCACCTAGGTCCGATACGGTCGACTAGGTCAAAGAAGTCTGTACGGCGTCGGTGTCGCTCATGATCGAAGGGGGAGTTCTCGTTGCCCCAGCAATCAATACCGCAACATCAGCCTCGCCTGACGCCGTCCGCCACCTGGCGGAGCACCACGGCCAAGAACGAACCGGGACTCTTCTGACGAGTGCGAAATGCTTCACGCGGCCCGCCGACGTGATCGAGCGGGACGCTCCAAGCCGTCGGGCCTTCACCGCCGCTAGCTTCGAGCGCATCGCTCCTCGGCCGCGCTCGAAGGCCCGGTCAGTTCGGGCCTAGCTGACCGCCATGCGGGCGTAGAGACAGTCGGTGACCGCATCCTGTTCAGTGTCGAACGTCGCCAGGAAGGCCAGGTCGAGGTCACGGTTGGCCACGCACAATAGAACCGGCTCGGGCGATGGGCTCTCTGCCTCTTCTAGAACGGAGAACCCTCTTAGAGGTCCGGGGTGCGTGGCGAGATCGGGTTCGCTCAGGAGGAACTCGACACGGGCGCTGACCGTCGTGACGAACTCTACGAGCGCGTGGTTCTCGGCGGCGTAGTACGCGTTCGTCACTCTGACTGGCTGTGGTTTCGAGGGGTCGTCTTCGTTCGCGTAGGTCATGACGGCGACGACCCAAACGTTGTACGCGCCGGTTGGGAGGTCGAGGTCCGCGGCGATGCCGTCGGGCACGGGGATGAGCGGGTCGAGGGTATCGACGAGCTTGTCCCCATCGACGGGCGGTCTGGACTGCAACTGTGCGAGGAGCGCCTCGTTGCGGGTGAAGAGATAGTCGATCGCGGCGCGCGGTGTGCGCAGGACCACCACTCGATCGTCCTTCTCGCCCATGCGCCACAGGTCAGCCCGCAGCGATTGGGTGACGAGCGAGACGGCCTCTTGGGACTCCGCGAAGTCAGTGTGGTTGTCGGTCACGAAGGCGACATCTGCGGTTGCCGCTTCGGTTCTCACGGTGTCCCAGATCAGGGCGTCGCGGTAGCCGGTGCCGTTCTCACGGAACGGTGCTTGGCGGGCAATGGCCCGATCGACGAGGTCGAGATGGGGCACGTCGCTCGGAGGTGGTGTTCGAGCACCTGCTTGGTGCAGTGCGGCGCGAAGGTCCTTCTCGTAGGAGTGAGCGCACGCGTCGGTGTCGATATCGGCGGGCTCGATGGTGACTCCGAGGCGGTGGGCGAGCGTGCGCTGCTTCGCCGAGTGCCGGGCGAGGTCGTCGAGATCGCGGCGGTACCGCCCGACGGCTTCTCGGATGACGATTTCGGGGACGACGATTCGAAGCTGACCCTGGGCTGCCCGTTCGAGCAGTGCAGCGGCGGCAGGTGAACGAAGGCGGTAGTCACCCACGATGGCAGTTGTGTCGAGCACGACGGTCCACATCGCGACGGACGCTATAGGTCCAGCCTGACTGCGACCCGAGCGACTCGTCATGCGGTCCGTGGTAACCACCCGTCGCCGCCGGTGATGGGTCCGCGCTCAGGAACCACGTCGAAAGTCATCACTCGGCCGTCGCTGGTCGTCCAAGCTATTGCGATGACGCTTGCTGGTGTCGATGAGTCGCGGGCCGCCGCTATCGGCGCCTATGTCCGCGATGAGCACCTCCGCGCAGCGGCGCGGCCTGTTGTCGCGCCCGATGACGGCGCATTTCTCGCTAGCCCTCTCATCGAGGTCCTTCCTATCGTCGCGGACGCGTGCCGCCTCCGGAACGACGTGCTCTACGCCTGTCGTCAACGGCGTCGGACGACCCTCGTGAGCGGCGCGAACGCGGGCCTCTTCCGGCTCCTATGCGCCGAGCACGTGGTCGAGGAGGTCGAGGAGCACAGCCGTGAGTGGACTGATGGTCCGACCGAGCACCGGGCGTTCCTGGGGGCGTGGCGCGAGGAGTACCTGCCGTTGCTCCGCGTGGTGCCCATCGACGACCAACTCGAAGCCACACTGAGCACCGACGAACGACGACGAATCGAACTTCTCCGTGACGTTGACCCAGATGACGTGCCATCAGCGGTTCTCGCGTTGGTCCTTGGGGCGTTCTACCTGACGAACGACCGACACGCGTTCGAGGCTGTGTACGGCGGCGAGCAGAGTTTCGGAGCACACAGCGACTGGGTGGGCCTTCTCGGGGCGGCGGGCGACGCGGGCGAGCTTGGCAAGCTCGTGCAGGGAAGCACTCACAGCTTGCTGATCGCTGGCGCGGGCATGGTCGAGGTAGTCCGGTGGCTCGCCAACCGCTATGGCCACGTGGTGGCGCTGGCGGTCGCATCGTCTATCTCGTTGGCACTGGTCGCGTCGCCTCAGAGAAGGCACCGCATGCGATCGTTCGCCAAGGGGGTCGGCGAGTTGGCCTTTTCGCTCCTCGCGGAACAGCAATCCGCGTCCGAGCAATTTGCCCAGGCCCTGTGCGCGACTCCGTCATGGGCGGACCTTTCCGCGAGCAAACCGGACGGTGTGCTACTGCGGGCCTCCCTCAGGACCCTTGCCCGATCGGGCAGGAGTCCCCGGAGGGCAAGCGAGCTAGCGGGGCTGTTGCCTGCGCTCGGCGTGCCGCAGGGCGAAGACAAGGTACGGGCGACCCTTCGGTCATGCGACGCCTTCCAGGAGGTCTACCGAGGCCGATGGCAGGTCGGAACGGCTCGGGCCACGCTCCACGCGGGCCGGGATGGCGCGCAGTGACGGTCACGTTCCGAATTCACTCCGCCATGCCGACATGACACCCACAACTGGGTTCCTCGTGATGTGGGCTCGGTCCTCCATCGGATGATCGACCAGTGCCTGTGGTGTGGACGGGATGGTGGATCGCGAGAGCACGGCTGGCCGGATTGGGTCATTCGTTACGGAGCTGACTACATGCGCAGCACCAACGCCAGTCGTCGAGAAATAGACGACTGGAACAGAGACGCCGTGATCATCACGACTTACGTGTGTGCGAAGTGCAACAACGGATGGATGCGCCGACTTGAGGACGAAGTAGCGGATGCCCTCAAGGTGATGATCCTTGGCCTTCCACGTCGACTGTCCAAGAAGGAAGCCTTCTTCCTTCGACGTTGGGCGATAAAGACCGCTGTGATGCTCACTTCGTCGCAGAATCAAATCCTTATGTCCCCACGCCTGCGACGGTCGCTATACAACGGGGGCTCCAAACATGCGGCTGTCCATCTCGGCCAGTTCCAAGGGACCACGTACAGGCTGACGTGCAACTTCGTCAGTTGGGAGTCGGTAGAACGACCAGCGCGAATGTCCTGGGTCATCCTGACACTCGGTTCAGTCCTGCTTACCGTTTTCGGTGACTACGACCTGGCCTTCTCCGAAGTCAAGCTCGGCAGCGGGGCACGCCGATTTCTGACGGACCTCCCGCCAGCGGGCGTGGAGATCGACTGGCCAGACGTACTCGCCATCGACTATGCGGGCCGGGACATCCTGCGGGACGGCCCGATGAAGTTCATGCACGATGTTCCTCCCAATCCTTCGCCCGACACCTCGCAGTACCCAACCGAGGCGGGCCAAGACGGAATACCAGGGGCACCGGCGCCCTGATCGGTGGTTGTCGGTACGGTGCGCAGGGATAGCTTCTCCCTTGGCCTGTGCGGCTTGGTCCCGCCACTTCGGCTCAATTCACTTCTCGTGCCGGTCGGAGCTTCCACGGGCACCTGACTAGATGCAAGACCCCAGTCAGAAGCGGTGCGGGCGCCTACCGGTAGATGCCGATGACGGTCGCCACCGCCGCCGGGTACCGAAGTTGCGTGGTCAACGGTGCTGCGCCGCCCGTACGCCTCTGCTCCCGGTTCAACTGGATTCCCGGCAGGCCACCTAGAGTTTCTGGCTTTCCCTTGGCGATCTTGCGCTTGAGTCTCGCGAGCACAGTCACCTCTCCCTCCAGATCAGCAACTTCGCCTTCGACGCTCGCACGCGCTAGTTCGGCGAAGAAGGTGTAGCGGGATGATCCGGCTGGAACGAAGGTGCATGGGATCGGGCCGCTGCCGAGGTGCTGTGCGAATGAGTCGATCGTGCTAATCTGCGCGCTCATCTGCTCGGCATCCTCCGGGTTGAAGTCGTCCGGGCGAAACTCGTCCGGCAGGTCCTTCATCATGTTGATCACAGGGAGTAGGCCGGAGAGGCTGGTCGCTTGGCTCATCTCCAACACCCCCGGGAGCAGGTTCAGTACTGCTTCGACCTCAACGACTTCGTTCCGCCCGATCTGGTCCCAGATGTCGTCATCGAGGGCTTCGAGTGGCTGGATCGACCCACTCGCATCGAGAAGCGCATGAAGGCGGTTGAATCGCGACCCCGCCGTCTGGCGCATGGTCAACTCAGTCTCGCTCGTTCCTTCTCGTCGGTGGTCGCCTGACGCGGCCAACGGTCCGACGCTTGCAGTGGCACCGACTCCAGTCGCGCGAGTTGCTTGCTCCCTGATGTGCTGCTCGTCGAACTCGCCGCCTTCAAGCTGCTCCAAGAACTGTGCGACGAGATCGTCCTGCCGGTACAGGAACTCACGAAGGATGATCACGCTGCGATACTACTTGTGAGGCTCGGCCCGAATCGCTGGGTCTAGGTACGTCTATCGACTGATGTCAGAAGTGATGGGCTGGCGTACCGAGGTCGTCCACTGGTCAGGGTGCGCTAGTCCCGTCGACCGTCTCGTACGCGTACCTCGCGACTATTGATTGGGCGACCGGTGCATCGTCCGCTCTTAGCCCGATCACCTTGAGAGTTAGCACCGCCGTCATGTGGACCGCTGAGTCGAGGATCGCATCCGCCATCGACCTGGCGTTAATCGTGGCGATTGTGCCCACCATCGCGCCTGTCGGCTTGAAGTCCAGGTACGCGTTCAGAACCCAGAGCGTCGGGTGTGCCCCCAGTGAGGACAGTCCGCGGTAGCCGAGGTCGTAGACGACATCCAGCACTGCGTCCGGTCCCTCCTCAGTCCGCGCGTGTTCGGCAAGGCGAGCAGCGACGCCAGCGAGCGCGAGGGGAGGCGGATCGCCAAGGTCGGGTGCTCCGTCCGCGAGCGCAGAGTGCAGGTCGATGTCCATCGAAGGGCGGGATGGCAGAGGCACCTCTTCGGTGAACGGTTTCGGTACGTCGTCCGGATGCGCGTCGTTCCACCGTCGCCTGTTCCGATTCTGTGACCGGATCGCCTTGTTCCGGCGCTTCGCGTCCGCGAGTTCCGCACGCCGTCGTTCGTCGTGTTCGGCGAGCCGTTTGTGTTGGGCAGAGATCGCACGGACGTACCCCGCCTCGATGTCGGCGATGGCATCGTCTCCGTAGACCACCACGTACATGCCGATCAGCCACGCCTCGATGTGTGCTCTGCCGAGAACGCGAACGGCGATCTCACGGTGAGCTTCAACAGCGTCCGCGACATCGGTCAGGAGTACCGCAACGTGGCGCAGGGATGCGGCCGCGTGAATGTGGTGGCTCACTGTCGAGGAGTGCATCAGGAGCCGCCAGCGCGGTGATGACAGGAGACGGTCAACCTCCTCCACCAGTGCGGCGGAAAGGCTTGGCAGTTCTTCGACGGGCGGGCCGGTGAAGGTGCGGTCAGGCATCGTCGTACAGCCTGGCGCGGGGCGGCCGCGCCGTGGCGGTTCGTCCGGTGTTCGGCGCCTAACCTGAGTACTCAGGCCGTGACCAGGCCGCGGGAGCTTCCGCTCGGGCCGGTCGTCGTCCGTCGCGTCCGGTACCAAGAACCCCTTTATCCCGGGCATCTCCGGGGTCCACCCGTGGTGACCGGAAAGGCCGGATGTCGGTGGAGGGCCTTCACACGGCAAAGGTCACTCGGAGAGCCGCTGCCGCTGTGCGGGCGGGCGGAAGGGTTCGCGGCGGTAGCTCAGTCCCTGGTTGGTTCCATCCGTGCGTAGCAGTCCGAGCACAGGTACCGGGCTACCAGGCTGAACGAGTCGGCTTCAGAGGGCACGTCGTGGCCGAGGCACCGCAGGCCGGTGCGACCGGCAGCATCGAGGTCCGGAAGGGTGAGGTCCCACCGGCCGCAGTACATGCCACGGGCGGTCGTTCCGCGGCACAGATCACATGGGGTCTCTCCGAACACAGGTGGGTCGGGTTCGCCCGCGCCCGAGTCGAGGAGGGGGACGGTCATGGCTTCTCCTAGGGTTCGAGTTCGTAGGGAGGTCGCTGGCGATCCGACCTGTCGAAGCCATGCCATGAACACCCGATCCCGAGGGGATCGGCATGTCGCCAGTACCGGCCAAGTCTGGGCTGGAGCCGCTCAGGAGGTCAAGGCGAGTCATGCACTCATCACGCTTCCGATCCTGCAACAACCGTTCCAACGCTCGTCGGGCGCAGGGGCGCGAAGGTGACTCTGACAGGCAAGTTGACAGGCAAGTGGGTCGACTTCGGCCGATTGGGGTGGACGCCGGTGGACGGCCGCAACGCTGTGACCAGCGGAAACGTACTTCAGTGGACTCCGGTGGACGGACCGATCCTGCATGACGCGCAGGGGGTCACAGGTTCAAGTCCTGTACGGCCCACCCGAGAAACCCCAGGTCAGCAGCGGTCGTACCGCCGCCGGCGCTGGGGTTTCGTCGCGCTCGGGGGCGTCCGATCTCGGCGGACGACCCTGGACTCGGAAGCCGGTGCTCGATCACCAGGGCAGATCGTTGCGTTCCTCGGC encodes:
- a CDS encoding DUF4935 domain-containing protein, with the protein product MWTVVLDTTAIVGDYRLRSPAAAALLERAAQGQLRIVVPEIVIREAVGRYRRDLDDLARHSAKQRTLAHRLGVTIEPADIDTDACAHSYEKDLRAALHQAGARTPPPSDVPHLDLVDRAIARQAPFRENGTGYRDALIWDTVRTEAATADVAFVTDNHTDFAESQEAVSLVTQSLRADLWRMGEKDDRVVVLRTPRAAIDYLFTRNEALLAQLQSRPPVDGDKLVDTLDPLIPVPDGIAADLDLPTGAYNVWVVAVMTYANEDDPSKPQPVRVTNAYYAAENHALVEFVTTVSARVEFLLSEPDLATHPGPLRGFSVLEEAESPSPEPVLLCVANRDLDLAFLATFDTEQDAVTDCLYARMAVS